The Ananas comosus cultivar F153 linkage group 20, ASM154086v1, whole genome shotgun sequence region AATTAGCCCAACTGTTCTTGTCCTCTTATGTTAAATAATAAACATTACATTACACAGAGCTTACATGTTTGGAAattgtttgaaaaaaattttcatgtttGGAAATTGTTTGAAAAAAATCGGGCCGGTGAAGGCTCCATctaattgattttaaaaaaaaaaaaaaaaaaaaaaacaccataaatatattaacttcCCACTTCAGTGATGCTCTGCAAAGAAGGGCGCCATTGACGAGCTTTATTGGCTTGTGATTGTGATTGtgagcttctgcttttgtgCCTTTCTCTCTCATGCTTCTCCACCTGAGATTTTATTGttctttgttattattattattattattattattattattattattattattattccatgAACATAAGGGGACAAATAATACACACAATTTTTGCACTGCTTTTAAAGATCCCAACAAGTACAAAATCATTCATCTTTTTTGTGAAGTGCATGCATGGGCTTCTTTTTTTCTATCACTCAATCCAAAATATTTTGTACTTGTGTCCTTCCATGCATGGGCTTTTTGCTCCACAAATCTAATTTTCTTACACAAATTCCATACATAATTTAGAAggtaaaaatatgtaaaacttatctagagtattaattattttgattttactatcttatattttagaatttttagtttattatcCAATTGTTTATCTTACAAGTTTAATTAGAATACTCCGTGTAGTTCccgcaaatataaatttattaaaataagtaataagcttatatttgaaagttaaaatgtcgttaactgactcaaatcaaactaaTCGAAAGATCAGATagtaaaaccaaaattttaaaaggtacagtagtcaaatcaaaatgatgTAAACTTCAGATAAATTCTGTACGTTTTTACCTAATTAGAATACGGTCAAAGtcaattacaatattttttaaaaaaaataaagaatagccaaatgaatcaaataattttagCCTAAATTAAGTTAAAATCGAGATaatacttttgagtttttttttttgtttttgtcaaACTATAATTGTACCAATACTCCACCAAAGTTCGAAATATTACTGATGTTCtcgtaaatattaaaaacattatCAAATATTCCTATTTGATAGATTATTCCTAAAATTTTATCGATCTTTATCTTCcaacatattaaaattttaacacttTTCATTGGATGTgcaatttttagtaaatttaatacatttttattaaaaaaatttacttaaataaattaatgtgaAAGATCACACATTTAATAAGGATTAAAacataatatgtattaattcatattttgccctccaaaaaataattaaggataaaattattattttattagatagaCTAGTGTTTAACTCTTTTTTAACTCGGATAgagatatttataataaattcataTATTTAGGAAGGTGtacttgatattttaaattttgaagaattATCTACAACATTTTGACTCTTTTTGAAATTACCcagttaaaataataaaaaatgttatATGTACACCTATACATAGGTATAAATCTTGCGCCCCAcaaatctaaaatttacaaaactccttaaatttaaaaatatatacctTGATAAAATAAGTAGAAAACAAAAGTCATTGGATGAGTGGGGTATATATAAATTGTAGAGGTAACATTAATCTAACATAATTGTTGAAAACTTCACAAGAAATAACAAAGTTAAttgtttatacatatataatggaGTAGAATCAATTGTCCATTATTTTAGTTCTAGtacaaaaaagaataagaaaaaaaaaatctctttaatcttgtttgaaaatattattatataattcaaAACtgaaagtaatatatatatatatagttgtgtgatataaaagaaatatttataaatatgctttgttaattttttctacttagatagttaaaaaaaaaaagaaagaaactaaatataatatataggaaattaattaattaccttcCCATTATTACTTTGTGAGTCAACTTGTTTTCGCCCTTTATCAACAACATGATCCACATGagcctcatcatcatcatcttttcCACCATTTTGTTTCTGAATCGATTCAGATAATTggctcttcttcatcttctcttgTTTTCTCGCCCTAAGAGCCTTTGTCACCTCTGATCCCACacacaaatgaaaaaaaaaaaaaaacaaattagaaaacagaaactacaaatatttaaaaaaataataataatttgatctTACATATATAGTGGCTATTATTGTTTAATAAGTTATTGACCAGTTGTAAAGTGTCATCAGcaaaatactatataaaattCACCTGAATAATATTTTATGGTCTATGTTGTTGATGTATTGATAttcataagaattttttttttttttttttactaatacaCGTGCTGTACAATTTATGGTATAAAATTTACCTCTGCATCAataatttatagaaataatattttaaaaacataatttattttatccaaaaaatgcATTTGAACATAGAAAAATATACACTAGTTTAACCATATTCACCACCccttgaaaaagaaaacaatatgtgtgtgtgtgtatatatatatatatataaagagcaAATGTTACCTGTACATCTATGTTACTGGCATAAATTTTACATCGTGTATAACATCTACAAAGCTAAAATTTGCTGACTCATcttatcaattattttaatattaaaaaatttaaaaaattttttattttttgatgtaaGATATACAGTATTCTAGTTATTCATAGCCAAGGCTTTTCATATTCAAATTGAggaagtttttattttattttttatttaaatttattttctcaatgaatgaagcagatagtatCGAACTTAACCTTGGGAGGTGATGAGTTTGTAGGAGTGTCCGAGGAGGAGCATATCCTTGGGCTTGAGCAGCTTCACGCGCGTCGCTTTCGCACCTCCGCTGTCGTCGGGGCTGCAGAGGCGATCGGAattggcggcggtggcggcggcgacgacgacgagggcGACGTAGTGGCCGGGGTTCGAGCGCATGAGCTCGGCGGCTGGGGTCGGCCAGTAGAGCCGCCGCACCCTCCCCCCCGGAAgctccaccaccgccgccgccgccacctccgccaCCTGGCAATTCCCCATTGCATGCACTGCTTTGCTTAAGATGatgaaatctctctctctctctctctacactctctcttgaagaggaggagagagaaaggggagtgtgtgtgtgtgagtgtgtgttTAGTATGTGGGGGAATGGAGTAATATGGAAATAGTGGTGATGATGATTGGGGAGTGTGTttgggggaggagagagagagagagagagagagaaggggtgtaaagaaattaaagaaaaaaaaatttaagactctgataattaattaaaagaaaaaaaaatggtagtACAGTTCCCGACGTTAGACTATTTTATACGTTGCTTCTATTTTATACGTTGCTTACTTAACTCATCAGTAAATTTAAGACTCTGttcaaaattatagaaattaaatttacgatgcatgtagtaaaaaaatattacgaaagaaaatattcttttcgtaattaattaattataatgtattatttatggtgctataaaaaaatacagaaacatatttttatatatttttatctcaaCATATTCTAGTTTATCTGTTATAATAACCATAAAGACTATGGGACTATGGTTATAGGTTATTATGTAACTTACTGTAAAGAGAGTGAAAATGTATGGAGCACCTCCTCCACTATCTATAAGCTGTTTTTAAATAACTTGCtcaactttaattattttaattggtagttatttaatttctaatttttttattaaaattattatatatagtttgattatgttaaaatattttattaaattttgcgggttaaaatttagtattagtattaattaatctaatttagATGGTTAAGATAGTAAGTTTGAAAGAATATGTATCCTTTTggtaataattttaattcatttggttagattaattaatcatgaaAAATTAACAGTGtcttagtcaaaaaaaaaaaaaaaaaactatagctaagagatattaaatatataaaacgtACGGGGGAAATCTTTTGGTGGAAGTGGTCTACAGGACCCGGCCAATCGTAACGCGACAAGTGGAGTACAACAATTAAAAATGCCACTTCTACACAcccataatatatttaaatctaataatCTATATGTTTTTTATTAATGCAATGTTGTAAAATTTACGCTCTTATATATATGAAGTGTATATGTAGCactttttttatactaaaataagGTGCTTATTATCTATTTTTGAAGCTTAGAAACTATAGGGAAACgttcaaaaataacttatataaTATCCTTTATAatgttgaaatatttttattgtttcctAGAAAGGTCATGATTATATTTACATAAAGATAATTAACTGCtttttttagaatattaaaGGACAACAAAAGTGTCTCAAAATGttgtaaattttataactagtcaaaaaaaatccaaagttatatatatctatgtaacttgtcaaatttaaaaaaaaaggaaaaacatggTTTATATATAGTCTCTTCATTAATATATTATCCATTAATCTACATGTGGGTTTAGCTTTGGATGAATCCAAATCTCAAAGTCCTATACTCCCATGTAATAATTTCACTAACTTGCTCCATGCAATAAggttataataattaataataataatccaccCCATTAATTATTCAAACCCACCATTTGTTGCTTAGTGCACCACTTGATCCTAGGGACAAATAAATTATCATAAGAATCTAAATTTGTTTAATGATAAaccaattattttaatattaatgtgACTAACCTAAAGTTGATGCCACTACCAAGCTTTTCCACTTCACCTTTTTTTGGACCAAGCATAATAACAATACAagttcatgtatatatatgaaatgtAATCTAAACAATTAGTGGGGTTGGACATTCAACAATTTTCAATTTAAGCATCCCCCCCACCTGAAACTTTTccttaaaacaaataataattataacaaaatatgtTAACATGATCTCATTAATGTTGATGAGATCAACCACCACACCTAATCCCCCAAATCTCGTATCGAACAAACAGTCATCGGTCGGTCCAGGGGCGGAGCTATATGTGGGctgaggggggccatggccccccccagatttttcaaaattttcattatagtccttttcatataaaaaatttgaaggatttatttttgtttaatctcAAAAGTATATTGACCgacctatcttttaaaaaagttcTTGGTGCGAACATAATACTTTCTtaactctaaatttattttaatttttgttatttagtaCATACTTTcataatttctaattattttagataaatttttatttaattaaaaaaattatattaaagttaatagctCAGTCAACTAATAATAATCAATGATCACAATTgtatttagtaaaaattaagaaattaaattattaacggaattactattagatttagtaaatttcaaaattatttgagtgaaataatataaataaaataattaaaagttaagtaagtataaataaaaaaaggtaaatgttttttttacactaacaatttagtcaatatatttcctaatcaaaattttaattaggtatattttatttacttgctaaaatttaaatttgtatgtattttggCTCTCCCTCATAATCAAGTCCTAGCTTCGTCACTGGGTCGGTCCATATCAGCTCATCGTGGGCTCCATATTCATTATCTTTCTTACTATATTATATGAGCTAgcctggtatactatcggtagtacggaggtctcagtgctatcaagttgttttcaatgatgtggcttccaaattgacgatcggctccgttagacatgatttacaccattaaaagtatttggaaactaaatttcataatttttcgacctcatttgactagtgatcaaaaagtctcaaaattgataattttaatggtcaatgtaatgcgtttgtgaatttaacggtgtaaatcaatccaaatctgataaaatatttatagaaaattctttttactatttagagtaaga contains the following coding sequences:
- the LOC109725957 gene encoding uncharacterized protein LOC109725957, whose amino-acid sequence is MGNCQVAEVAAAAVVELPGGRVRRLYWPTPAAELMRSNPGHYVALVVVAAATAANSDRLCSPDDSGGAKATRVKLLKPKDMLLLGHSYKLITSQEVTKALRARKQEKMKKSQLSESIQKQNGGKDDDDEAHVDHVVDKGRKQVDSQSNNGKVEKHERERHKSRSSQSQSQANKARQWRPSLQSITEVGS